The following proteins come from a genomic window of Pseudomonas sp. WJP1:
- a CDS encoding putative quinol monooxygenase, protein MNTRVYVMASFVVKPQGLEGMRGVLAELSRQTCLEPGCLEYAYYQSLANPLEFSSFEVWESAESEARHWQTRHLQAALAQASDLLQGDARIVKYQRVTA, encoded by the coding sequence ATGAATACGCGTGTCTATGTAATGGCCAGTTTTGTGGTGAAACCGCAAGGCCTTGAGGGGATGCGCGGCGTGCTGGCCGAACTCAGCCGGCAGACGTGCCTGGAGCCTGGTTGTCTGGAATACGCCTACTATCAATCCCTTGCCAATCCCCTGGAGTTTTCCTCCTTTGAGGTGTGGGAAAGCGCGGAGTCCGAGGCACGGCATTGGCAAACCCGTCATCTTCAAGCGGCGCTCGCCCAAGCCTCGGACCTGCTGCAAGGTGACGCGCGGATCGTCAAGTATCAGCGCGTCACCGCATAG
- a CDS encoding DUF485 domain-containing protein translates to MSDTAEQLCDHYSRIRKSPRFIVLSRSRSRTSWLLSALVLSAYFVFMAVAACLPEVLHTPLYPGSHLTLGMPLGALIILVSWLLTGWYVHRANTRFDSLSEQIVQECRP, encoded by the coding sequence ATGTCCGATACCGCTGAGCAGCTTTGCGATCACTACAGTCGCATCCGCAAGAGTCCGCGTTTCATTGTCCTGAGCAGGTCTCGTTCACGCACCTCCTGGCTACTCAGTGCCTTGGTGCTGAGCGCCTATTTTGTGTTCATGGCGGTCGCTGCATGCCTGCCTGAAGTCCTGCATACGCCGCTTTACCCCGGCAGCCACCTGACACTGGGAATGCCGCTGGGCGCATTGATCATCCTGGTTTCCTGGCTGCTCACCGGCTGGTATGTCCATCGCGCCAACACCCGCTTCGACAGCCTCAGCGAGCAAATCGTCCAGGAGTGCCGCCCATGA
- a CDS encoding copper chaperone PCu(A)C yields MTSFCAPRIKQLVLGMALIGMAWQVSAQTQVSDAWVRATVAGQPSSGAFMTLQADTDSKLLSVQSPVAKTVQIHQSSMKDDVMSMQQVDSVALPAGKAVSFDPHGYHVMLMDLTGQIKEGDSVPLTLTVENAKGEKETIKVDAPAKALNTMDHGNMDHSKMH; encoded by the coding sequence ATGACTTCGTTCTGCGCACCACGTATCAAACAGCTTGTACTGGGAATGGCCCTGATCGGCATGGCGTGGCAGGTCTCTGCGCAAACCCAAGTGAGCGACGCCTGGGTCCGGGCGACGGTGGCCGGCCAGCCTTCGAGCGGCGCCTTCATGACCCTGCAGGCCGACACCGACAGCAAGCTGCTCAGCGTGCAGTCGCCCGTGGCGAAGACCGTGCAGATTCACCAGTCGAGCATGAAAGACGATGTGATGAGCATGCAGCAGGTCGATTCCGTGGCATTGCCGGCCGGCAAGGCGGTGAGCTTCGATCCCCATGGCTACCACGTCATGCTCATGGACCTGACGGGCCAGATCAAGGAAGGCGACAGCGTACCCCTGACCCTGACCGTGGAAAACGCCAAGGGCGAGAAAGAAACGATCAAGGTCGACGCGCCGGCAAAGGCACTGAATACGATGGATCATGGCAATATGGATCACAGCAAGATGCATTGA
- a CDS encoding YbdD/YjiX family protein: protein MIRRLQQAARFLGQSARLMVGVPDYDNYVAQRAINHPGEPVMSYEAFFRERQDARFGRGKCNTRCC from the coding sequence ATGATCCGTAGACTGCAGCAGGCTGCCCGTTTCCTTGGCCAGAGCGCGCGTTTGATGGTGGGCGTTCCCGATTACGACAACTATGTGGCACAGAGGGCGATCAACCATCCGGGCGAGCCAGTGATGAGCTACGAGGCGTTTTTCCGTGAGCGTCAGGACGCGCGTTTTGGGCGTGGGAAATGTAATACGCGGTGTTGCTGA
- a CDS encoding OprD family porin, whose protein sequence is MRRTTLKTPLFLVSGTLALSAPVNAEWMADSKATLELRNFYMNRDFRQHSAPQAKAEEWALGFLLRYESGFSEGPIGVGVDALGLLGVKLDSGPGRSGTQLLKQDRETRRAQDEYGEMGLTAKFKASRTVFKVGTLLPRLPSVTYNDGRLLPQTFRGAHLNTQEWAGLTLDAGQLQRVNQRNSSDYEDMSASNGSAGAIGVKSGKTSDAFNFAGAGYQWNSQLSTAWHYGELTDIYRQHIVNLLHTQPLGTLQSLKTELRVARATDAGNSPIDNKAYGALLSYKHGSHTLGFAYQQMEGRTGYAYIAGSDPYLFNYVQFGDFANRDERSWQLRYDFDFVVFGMPGLTFMTRYLTGDHIDLGPGQPKGAEWERDTDIGYVVQAGPLKNLGIKWRNATVRTRHFGNDLDDNRLIVSYTLPLW, encoded by the coding sequence ATGCGCCGAACGACCCTCAAGACCCCTCTATTCCTCGTCAGCGGCACGCTGGCCCTGTCGGCACCGGTCAACGCCGAGTGGATGGCCGACAGCAAAGCCACGCTGGAACTGCGAAACTTTTACATGAACCGGGACTTCCGCCAGCACAGTGCCCCCCAGGCAAAAGCCGAAGAATGGGCACTGGGTTTCCTGTTGCGTTACGAGTCCGGGTTCAGTGAAGGGCCGATCGGGGTCGGGGTCGATGCCTTGGGACTGTTGGGCGTGAAGCTCGATTCAGGCCCGGGACGCAGCGGTACTCAATTGCTCAAGCAGGATCGGGAAACCCGCCGTGCCCAGGACGAGTACGGCGAGATGGGACTGACCGCCAAGTTCAAGGCTTCTCGAACGGTGTTCAAGGTGGGCACCCTTTTGCCCAGGCTTCCCTCGGTGACCTACAACGATGGCCGCCTGCTGCCGCAAACCTTTCGCGGCGCTCATTTGAACACTCAGGAATGGGCGGGCCTGACACTCGACGCGGGCCAGTTGCAACGCGTCAACCAGCGCAATTCATCCGACTATGAGGACATGTCCGCCAGCAATGGCAGTGCCGGCGCCATCGGCGTGAAATCCGGCAAGACCAGCGACGCATTCAACTTTGCCGGTGCCGGCTATCAGTGGAATAGCCAGTTGAGCACCGCCTGGCACTACGGCGAGCTGACAGACATCTACCGCCAACACATCGTCAACCTGCTCCATACCCAGCCGCTGGGAACGCTGCAATCACTCAAGACTGAGCTGCGTGTCGCACGGGCAACCGATGCAGGCAACAGCCCTATCGACAACAAAGCCTACGGCGCCCTGCTGAGCTACAAGCATGGGAGCCATACCCTGGGATTTGCCTATCAACAGATGGAAGGCCGTACGGGATATGCCTATATCGCCGGCAGCGACCCCTACCTGTTCAACTACGTGCAGTTCGGTGATTTCGCCAACCGCGACGAGCGCTCCTGGCAACTGCGTTACGACTTCGACTTTGTGGTGTTTGGCATGCCGGGCCTGACATTCATGACCCGTTATCTCACCGGTGACCACATCGACCTGGGCCCCGGCCAGCCGAAAGGCGCCGAGTGGGAACGTGACACCGACATTGGCTATGTCGTGCAAGCAGGCCCCTTGAAGAACCTCGGCATCAAATGGCGCAACGCCACGGTGCGTACCCGCCATTTCGGCAATGACCTGGACGACAATCGCCTGATCGTCAGCTACACCCTGCCGCTCTGGTAA
- a CDS encoding LysR substrate-binding domain-containing protein, giving the protein MYDLNELYLYAQIVEHQGIGAASRELGIPKSRLSRHLSALEERLGIRLINRSTRQFSVSELGQEYYQHCLVMLDSASAAQSLIDNSRTSPKGIVRIACPTALLNFLVAGMIARYMGRYPEVEVHLESTNRTVDPLREGFDIVLRTGFPPFEDSGLTMKTLTRSPHALVASPNLIERMGQATSLADLTRYPSLDMGPCARQYQWNMEGPGGVQATVRHSPRLITDDMITLRRVAIEGGGIVQLPELVVFKDIRNGVLIPVLQDWKPRSAIVHALFASRRGLMPSIRSLLDFLADSFAALGFDNLYEGYALRGDEDACFLTGSTLAGEGDFNDAFAGKPGSFGN; this is encoded by the coding sequence ATGTATGACCTGAATGAGCTGTACCTCTATGCACAAATTGTCGAGCACCAGGGCATCGGCGCTGCCAGTCGTGAGCTGGGCATCCCCAAGTCCAGACTCAGCCGGCATTTGTCGGCGCTGGAGGAGCGCCTGGGCATTCGCCTGATCAATCGCTCCACGCGCCAGTTCTCGGTTTCGGAACTCGGCCAGGAGTACTACCAGCACTGCCTGGTAATGCTGGATAGCGCGAGCGCGGCGCAATCGTTGATCGATAACAGCCGCACATCGCCCAAAGGTATCGTGCGGATAGCCTGCCCCACGGCCCTGCTCAACTTTCTGGTCGCCGGCATGATCGCCCGCTACATGGGTCGCTACCCCGAGGTCGAGGTCCACCTGGAAAGCACCAACCGCACGGTTGACCCGCTGCGCGAAGGCTTCGACATCGTCCTGCGAACCGGTTTTCCACCGTTCGAGGACAGCGGCCTGACCATGAAGACCCTGACGCGCAGTCCGCATGCACTGGTGGCAAGTCCAAACCTCATCGAACGTATGGGACAGGCCACATCACTGGCCGACCTGACGCGCTATCCGAGCCTCGATATGGGACCCTGTGCGCGTCAGTACCAATGGAACATGGAGGGGCCGGGCGGTGTACAAGCGACCGTGCGCCACAGCCCACGGTTGATCACCGATGACATGATCACGCTTCGACGGGTGGCGATAGAGGGCGGCGGCATTGTCCAGTTACCGGAACTGGTGGTGTTCAAGGACATTCGAAACGGCGTGCTCATACCGGTTCTGCAAGACTGGAAACCCAGGAGCGCAATCGTTCATGCTCTGTTTGCGTCAAGGCGCGGCCTGATGCCATCGATCAGAAGCCTGCTGGATTTCCTGGCGGACAGTTTCGCAGCGCTGGGCTTTGACAACCTGTATGAAGGCTATGCCCTCAGGGGCGACGAAGACGCCTGTTTTCTCACGGGGTCAACGCTTGCCGGCGAAGGCGATTTCAACGACGCCTTCGCCGGCAAGCCCGGCTCCTTCGGAAATTGA
- the msrA gene encoding peptide-methionine (S)-S-oxide reductase MsrA, producing the protein MTTNTETAILAGGCFWGMQDLLRRYPGVISTRVGYTGGDVPNATYRNHGSHAEAIEIVFDPEQISYRQILEFFFQIHDPSTKNRQGNDLGTSYRSALYFLDDEQKRIAEDTVADVDASGLWPGKVVTEIEPAGPFWEAEPEHQDYLEHYPSGYTCHFIRPNWILPRRK; encoded by the coding sequence ATGACGACGAACACCGAAACCGCCATCCTCGCTGGCGGCTGCTTCTGGGGCATGCAGGATCTGCTGCGACGCTACCCTGGCGTGATCTCCACGCGGGTGGGCTACACCGGCGGCGATGTACCCAATGCCACCTATCGCAACCATGGTTCCCACGCCGAAGCGATCGAAATCGTCTTCGACCCGGAGCAGATCAGCTATCGCCAGATCCTGGAATTTTTCTTCCAGATCCATGACCCGAGCACCAAAAACCGTCAGGGCAATGATCTGGGCACCAGCTATCGTTCAGCGCTCTATTTCCTGGATGACGAGCAGAAACGCATCGCCGAAGACACGGTGGCCGACGTTGACGCCTCCGGTCTCTGGCCCGGCAAGGTGGTCACCGAGATAGAACCCGCCGGGCCATTCTGGGAAGCGGAGCCTGAGCATCAGGACTACCTCGAGCACTACCCCAGCGGTTACACCTGCCACTTCATACGACCGAACTGGATCCTGCCCAGACGCAAGTAA
- a CDS encoding acyl-CoA dehydrogenase C-terminal domain-containing protein: MNTYNAPLRDMRFVLHEVFDAPALWARLPALEERVDADTANAILEEAAKVTGQLIAPLNRSGDEEGARWHAGTVTTPSGFKEAYATYIEGGWVGLSGNPDHDGMGMPKMLAVQVEEMLYAANTSFALYSTLSSGACLAIDAHASADLRATYLPPMYAGRWAGSMCLTEPHAGTDLGLLRTRAEPQAGGGYRISGSKIFITGGEQDLTENIIHLVLAKLPDAAPGAKGISLFLVPKVLVNADGSLGARNALSCGAIEHKMGIKASATCVMNFDGATGYLIGEANKGMAAMFTMMNYERLSIGIQGIGCAEGSYQAAIRYARERLQSRAPGGAVAIDKAADPIIVHPDVRRMLLGMKALTEGGRAFACYVGQQLDLARFAEDPGERQRSGALAALLTPVAKAFFTDTGLESCVNGQQVFGGHGYIREWGQEQYVRDVRIAQIYEGTNGIQALDLLGRKVVADGGAALRLFCAEALAFADGCNLPYSRELVAALDRLLAVSDWLMDSARTNPNELGAASVEYLHLFGYVAYAYMWARMAAVASTRRNEDPVFHDAKLATAAFYFQRLLPRTLGLEASIRAGSATLFGLAEDQF; the protein is encoded by the coding sequence ATGAACACCTACAACGCCCCACTGCGCGACATGCGCTTTGTCCTGCATGAAGTCTTCGACGCGCCGGCACTCTGGGCGCGCCTGCCAGCACTGGAAGAGCGGGTCGATGCCGATACCGCCAATGCCATCCTCGAGGAAGCGGCAAAGGTCACCGGGCAGCTCATCGCCCCGCTCAACCGTAGCGGCGACGAGGAAGGTGCGCGGTGGCACGCGGGAACGGTCACCACCCCGTCCGGTTTCAAGGAGGCCTACGCCACTTACATCGAAGGTGGCTGGGTGGGCCTGAGTGGCAACCCCGACCATGACGGCATGGGCATGCCAAAGATGCTGGCTGTGCAGGTCGAGGAAATGCTCTACGCCGCCAACACCAGCTTTGCCCTCTATTCGACGCTTTCGTCCGGCGCATGCCTGGCGATCGATGCCCACGCCAGCGCGGATTTGCGAGCCACCTACCTGCCGCCGATGTATGCAGGTCGCTGGGCCGGCTCCATGTGCCTGACCGAACCTCACGCCGGCACCGATCTGGGCCTGCTGCGCACCCGGGCCGAGCCTCAGGCAGGGGGTGGTTATCGCATCAGCGGCAGCAAGATATTCATCACCGGAGGCGAGCAGGACCTGACCGAGAACATCATTCACCTGGTGCTGGCGAAGCTGCCGGACGCCGCGCCCGGAGCAAAGGGCATTTCGCTGTTCCTGGTGCCCAAGGTCCTGGTCAATGCCGATGGCAGCCTTGGCGCGCGCAATGCGCTGAGTTGCGGCGCCATCGAACACAAAATGGGTATCAAGGCCTCAGCCACCTGCGTGATGAACTTCGATGGCGCCACCGGTTACCTGATTGGCGAAGCCAACAAAGGCATGGCGGCGATGTTCACCATGATGAACTACGAGCGCCTGTCCATCGGCATCCAGGGCATCGGCTGCGCAGAGGGCTCCTACCAGGCCGCCATACGATATGCCCGAGAACGCTTGCAGAGTCGGGCGCCGGGCGGCGCTGTGGCCATCGACAAGGCCGCCGACCCGATCATCGTTCATCCCGATGTCCGGCGTATGCTGCTTGGCATGAAAGCACTCACCGAAGGCGGTCGCGCCTTTGCCTGTTACGTCGGCCAGCAACTAGACCTCGCCCGGTTCGCCGAAGACCCTGGGGAACGTCAGCGCTCCGGCGCCCTGGCGGCATTGCTCACCCCGGTGGCCAAGGCCTTCTTCACGGATACCGGACTGGAAAGTTGCGTGAATGGCCAACAAGTCTTCGGAGGCCACGGCTACATCCGCGAATGGGGCCAGGAGCAGTACGTACGTGACGTGCGCATCGCCCAGATCTACGAAGGCACCAATGGCATCCAGGCCCTCGACCTGCTGGGCCGCAAGGTGGTTGCCGATGGCGGTGCAGCATTGCGCCTGTTCTGCGCCGAAGCCCTGGCTTTTGCCGATGGCTGCAACCTGCCTTATAGCCGCGAGTTGGTAGCCGCCCTCGATCGCTTGCTGGCTGTCAGCGATTGGCTGATGGATAGCGCCAGGACAAATCCGAATGAGCTGGGCGCCGCCTCCGTGGAGTACCTGCACCTGTTTGGCTATGTCGCCTATGCCTACATGTGGGCCCGCATGGCTGCCGTGGCCAGCACCAGGCGCAACGAAGACCCGGTGTTCCATGACGCCAAACTGGCCACGGCGGCATTCTATTTCCAGCGCCTGCTGCCGCGAACGTTGGGGCTCGAAGCCAGCATTCGAGCCGGCAGCGCCACACTCTTCGGATTGGCTGAAGACCAGTTCTGA
- a CDS encoding cation acetate symporter: MNRPLSLALATCLPALPLLAHADTISASRQPMNLHAIGIFFIFVLATLLITWWASRRTRSAHDFYTAGGGISGWQNGLAIAGDYMSASTLLGLSSLVFTKGYDGFIYVIGFFVGWPVLTFLMAERLRNLGRYTFADIVSFRLDQRKIRVLAACGSLTVVCCYLLLQMVGAGQLIKLLFGLDYSVAVVVVGVLMLVYVVFGGMLATTWVQITKAVLLLAGGTTLMLLALAQFDFSLETLARRAVEVHASGWNIMGPGSMLSNPVNVASMALGLVFGLAGLPHILMRFFTVANAKEARKSVFYASGFIGFFFLIVCVLGYAAIVIVGTDPHYFVDGKPGGALVGGSNMVAMHLAQAVGGDLFLGFLSAVAFATILAVVAGLTLAGASAISHDLYLTVFKQGNASEKQEMRVTRLAVIGLGVIAIGLGILFEQVNIAFLVGLTFGIAASANFPVLIMAMYWKGLTTRGAICGGLAGLASALTLVILSPTVWVTVLGHARAVFPYDHPALFSMPVAFLVIVLVSRLDRSAQAQKDRDGFDDQKIRAETGLGIATASSH, translated from the coding sequence ATGAACCGTCCTCTGTCACTTGCGCTTGCCACCTGCCTGCCAGCCCTGCCCCTGTTGGCTCACGCCGACACGATCAGTGCCTCCAGGCAACCGATGAATCTTCATGCGATCGGTATTTTCTTCATCTTTGTCCTGGCGACGCTGCTGATTACCTGGTGGGCGTCGCGCCGCACCCGCTCGGCCCACGATTTTTATACCGCCGGGGGCGGCATCAGCGGATGGCAGAACGGACTGGCGATTGCCGGTGACTACATGTCCGCTTCGACATTGCTGGGGTTGTCCAGCCTGGTGTTTACCAAGGGCTATGACGGTTTCATCTATGTCATCGGCTTCTTTGTCGGCTGGCCGGTGCTTACGTTCCTGATGGCCGAACGCCTGCGTAACCTGGGGCGCTACACCTTTGCCGACATTGTTTCGTTCCGCCTCGATCAGCGCAAAATCCGGGTGCTGGCCGCCTGCGGTTCGTTGACGGTTGTCTGCTGCTATTTGCTGCTGCAGATGGTCGGCGCCGGGCAACTGATCAAGCTGCTATTCGGACTCGACTACTCGGTGGCCGTCGTGGTGGTCGGCGTGCTGATGCTGGTCTACGTGGTGTTCGGCGGCATGCTCGCCACCACCTGGGTCCAAATCACCAAGGCGGTTCTGCTGCTGGCCGGCGGTACGACCTTGATGCTCCTGGCCCTGGCTCAGTTCGACTTCAGCCTGGAGACACTGGCCAGGCGTGCCGTGGAGGTCCACGCCAGCGGCTGGAACATCATGGGGCCCGGTTCCATGCTGTCTAACCCGGTCAATGTCGCCTCCATGGCCCTCGGCCTGGTGTTCGGCCTCGCCGGGCTGCCGCACATCCTCATGCGCTTTTTCACGGTGGCCAATGCCAAGGAAGCGCGCAAATCGGTGTTCTATGCCTCGGGCTTCATCGGCTTCTTCTTTCTGATTGTTTGCGTGCTGGGCTACGCCGCCATCGTCATCGTCGGCACCGATCCGCACTATTTCGTGGACGGCAAGCCGGGCGGTGCGCTGGTGGGCGGCAGCAATATGGTGGCCATGCACCTGGCCCAGGCCGTGGGTGGGGACCTGTTTCTCGGTTTCCTGTCGGCGGTGGCTTTTGCGACGATTCTTGCCGTCGTCGCCGGCCTCACCCTCGCCGGGGCCTCGGCCATCTCCCACGACCTTTACCTGACGGTTTTCAAACAGGGCAATGCCAGCGAAAAGCAGGAGATGCGTGTCACGCGCCTGGCGGTCATCGGGCTGGGGGTGATTGCCATCGGCCTGGGCATCCTCTTCGAACAGGTGAACATCGCCTTCCTGGTGGGACTGACTTTCGGCATCGCCGCTTCGGCCAACTTTCCCGTGTTGATCATGGCCATGTACTGGAAAGGCCTGACGACGCGCGGGGCCATCTGCGGCGGCCTGGCCGGGCTCGCCTCGGCACTGACCCTGGTCATTCTCTCACCGACGGTCTGGGTCACTGTGCTGGGCCACGCCCGCGCCGTCTTCCCGTATGACCACCCGGCCCTGTTTTCGATGCCGGTGGCTTTCCTGGTGATTGTCCTGGTGTCCAGGCTCGATCGCAGCGCCCAGGCGCAAAAGGATCGGGATGGTTTCGACGACCAGAAGATCCGCGCCGAAACCGGCCTGGGCATAGCCACGGCCTCCTCCCACTGA
- a CDS encoding sigma-70 family RNA polymerase sigma factor: protein MSDSLSATHQLHVRSVEALYVGHQGWLHAWLLRKLGNRVDAADLMHDTFTRILAARSLPEIAEPRAYLTCVAKGILVNWYQRQALERVYLSALAQMPEALAPSPEVRFLILETLHEVDALLDALPPLVKRAFLLSQIGAMKYEDIATQLGVSLITVKRYMKQAFVQCLTLMHQ from the coding sequence ATGAGCGACTCTCTTTCCGCCACTCACCAACTTCACGTGCGCAGTGTCGAAGCCCTGTACGTTGGCCATCAGGGCTGGCTGCACGCCTGGCTGTTGCGCAAGCTGGGCAACCGGGTGGACGCGGCCGACCTGATGCACGATACGTTCACGCGTATCCTGGCGGCCAGGTCGCTGCCGGAGATTGCCGAGCCACGGGCCTACCTGACCTGTGTGGCCAAGGGCATCCTGGTCAACTGGTATCAACGCCAGGCGCTGGAACGGGTCTACCTGTCGGCCCTGGCGCAGATGCCCGAGGCACTTGCCCCCTCGCCGGAAGTGCGATTCCTGATCCTCGAGACCCTGCATGAAGTCGATGCACTGCTCGATGCCCTGCCGCCACTGGTCAAGCGCGCGTTCCTGCTGTCGCAGATCGGCGCGATGAAGTACGAGGACATCGCGACGCAACTCGGCGTCTCGCTCATCACCGTCAAGCGCTACATGAAACAGGCGTTCGTGCAGTGCCTGACGTTGATGCACCAATGA
- a CDS encoding type 1 glutamine amidotransferase domain-containing protein → MSKKMLVVLTSFPKYPNLARATGLWLGEAVHFVRKVQDAGYQVDYVSPKGGYTPIDPHSLAMADEGDWQWYQDKAFMNRLGATLKPDQVNPADYSVIYYAGGHGVVWDFPDNEELQALSRSIYENGGIVSSVCHGAVGLLNIKLSDGSLLIDGKEVTGFSNNEEKIAELDQYVPYLTEDEMVKRGAIYKKAAEPWAPFAVADRRVITGQNPASGGPVADLVLKELAR, encoded by the coding sequence ATGAGCAAGAAAATGCTGGTGGTACTGACCAGCTTTCCCAAGTATCCCAACCTGGCACGTGCCACTGGCCTTTGGCTTGGTGAGGCGGTGCACTTCGTCAGAAAAGTCCAGGACGCGGGTTACCAGGTCGACTATGTCAGCCCCAAGGGCGGATACACGCCGATTGATCCCCACAGCCTGGCAATGGCCGATGAGGGGGATTGGCAGTGGTATCAGGATAAGGCCTTCATGAACCGGTTGGGCGCGACACTTAAGCCAGACCAGGTCAACCCGGCGGATTATTCGGTCATCTATTACGCCGGGGGGCATGGCGTGGTCTGGGACTTCCCTGATAACGAGGAGTTGCAGGCCCTCAGCCGCAGCATCTATGAGAACGGCGGCATCGTGTCGTCTGTCTGCCACGGTGCGGTGGGGTTGCTGAACATCAAACTGTCCGATGGCTCGCTGCTGATTGACGGCAAGGAGGTCACGGGTTTCTCCAACAATGAAGAGAAGATTGCCGAGCTGGACCAATACGTCCCCTACCTGACCGAGGACGAGATGGTCAAGCGAGGCGCCATCTACAAGAAGGCAGCGGAGCCATGGGCACCGTTTGCGGTCGCTGACCGGCGTGTCATCACCGGTCAGAACCCCGCCTCCGGCGGTCCTGTCGCCGATCTCGTGCTGAAAGAACTGGCTCGTTAA
- a CDS encoding FecR domain-containing protein — MNGQAMISPAVLDEAAEWLMRLGEGALSEYERAQWQQWRASSAEHECAWQRAECLLGKLGGLPPELAIPTLDRPANPQRRALLGRLAALLALAPASWAGWQLNERQGWTADYHSPIGARRQLTLVDGSQVTLNTDTAIDVDFDPQQRLIRLRKGEILIQTAPDIQKPARPLRVSTAQGRLQALGTRFSVREEDGISRLAVFDGRVQIERHAQPKAAPVILLAGQQTTFSDAAIGAITQADSALTAWTQGMLVADGMHLGDFARELARYRHGLVRCDPAVSRLRISGAFPLDDTRRALSMLASTYPVQVTTHLGGYWVTIAAV, encoded by the coding sequence ATGAACGGCCAGGCGATGATCAGCCCCGCCGTCCTGGACGAGGCCGCCGAATGGCTGATGCGCCTGGGCGAAGGTGCGCTCAGCGAGTATGAACGCGCGCAATGGCAACAGTGGCGAGCCAGCAGTGCCGAGCACGAATGCGCCTGGCAGCGGGCGGAGTGCCTGCTGGGCAAACTGGGGGGCTTGCCACCGGAGCTGGCGATACCAACGCTCGACCGCCCAGCCAACCCGCAACGCCGCGCATTGCTCGGGCGCCTGGCGGCGCTGCTGGCGCTGGCCCCCGCCTCCTGGGCCGGATGGCAACTCAACGAGCGCCAGGGTTGGACCGCCGACTACCACTCGCCGATTGGCGCGCGTCGCCAGTTGACGCTGGTCGATGGCAGCCAGGTGACCCTCAACACCGACACCGCGATCGATGTGGATTTTGACCCGCAGCAGCGCCTGATCAGGCTGCGCAAGGGAGAGATCCTGATTCAGACCGCGCCAGACATCCAAAAGCCCGCCCGACCGTTGCGGGTGTCCACCGCACAGGGCCGCCTGCAGGCGCTGGGCACCCGTTTCAGTGTGCGCGAGGAAGACGGTATCTCGCGCCTGGCGGTGTTCGACGGCCGCGTGCAAATCGAACGCCATGCGCAGCCCAAGGCGGCGCCGGTGATCCTGCTCGCCGGGCAACAAACCACGTTTTCCGACGCTGCGATCGGCGCCATCACCCAGGCCGACAGCGCCCTGACGGCCTGGACCCAAGGCATGCTGGTGGCCGACGGCATGCACCTGGGTGACTTCGCCAGAGAGCTGGCGCGCTATCGCCATGGCCTGGTGCGCTGCGATCCGGCCGTCAGCCGGCTGCGCATCTCCGGCGCTTTCCCCCTGGACGACACCCGGCGCGCGCTGAGCATGCTGGCCTCGACCTACCCGGTGCAAGTGACGACGCACCTGGGCGGATACTGGGTGACGATTGCAGCCGTTTGA
- a CDS encoding SCO family protein yields MSTLYSRRTVLQGMSLLSLGLLAGCDDSSKLSFKYGKDLSDKIMGRSFKLKDADGETRMLGSYQGLMPMIFFGFTQCPAVCPTTLARAAQAKKLMGRDGERLQVVFITLDPERDTPQMLDKYVKAFDPSFEALYGTLEETAATAKEFGVFFEKVPSGDTYTLSHTATSFVFDSRGNLRLGLSASLTAQECAEDLLTVMEVC; encoded by the coding sequence ATGAGTACGTTGTATTCCCGCCGCACTGTCCTGCAAGGCATGAGCCTGTTGAGCCTCGGCCTGCTCGCCGGCTGCGATGACAGCAGCAAGCTGTCGTTCAAGTACGGCAAGGACCTGAGCGACAAGATCATGGGGCGTTCCTTCAAGCTCAAGGACGCCGACGGCGAAACCCGGATGCTCGGTAGCTACCAGGGCCTGATGCCGATGATCTTCTTCGGCTTCACCCAATGCCCGGCCGTCTGCCCGACCACACTGGCCCGCGCCGCCCAGGCGAAGAAACTGATGGGCCGCGATGGCGAGCGCCTGCAAGTGGTCTTCATCACATTGGATCCCGAGCGCGATACTCCGCAAATGCTCGACAAATACGTCAAGGCCTTTGATCCGAGTTTCGAGGCGCTGTACGGCACGCTGGAAGAAACCGCCGCCACCGCCAAGGAGTTCGGCGTATTCTTCGAGAAAGTCCCAAGCGGCGATACCTACACCCTGTCCCACACCGCCACCAGCTTCGTGTTCGACTCCCGGGGCAATCTGCGCCTGGGCCTGTCCGCGTCCCTTACCGCTCAAGAGTGCGCAGAAGACCTGCTCACCGTCATGGAGGTCTGCTGA